One segment of Methanolinea mesophila DNA contains the following:
- a CDS encoding P-II family nitrogen regulator: protein MKMIKAVIRPERFEFVKKALEDRNIYGMTVYEVMGRGDQRGINLQYRGRAMRVDLLPKVVMEIIVPEKDSEMVIQVVKETAMTGKIGDGKIFVLPVERSIRIRTGDENK from the coding sequence ATGAAGATGATCAAGGCGGTAATCAGACCCGAGCGGTTTGAATTTGTAAAAAAGGCGCTCGAAGACCGTAACATCTACGGAATGACCGTGTACGAGGTCATGGGCCGTGGCGACCAGCGGGGCATCAACCTCCAGTACCGGGGGAGAGCCATGAGGGTGGACCTCCTGCCCAAGGTGGTCATGGAGATCATCGTGCCGGAGAAGGACTCCGAGATGGTGATCCAGGTCGTAAAGGAGACTGCGATGACCGGGAAGATCGGTGACGGGAAGATCTTCGTTCTCCCGGTCGAACGTTCGATACGGATCAGGACCGGCGACGAGAACAAGTGA
- a CDS encoding GltB/FmdC/FwdC-like GXGXG domain-containing protein, translated as MSGNTVHIDAKGMHYTPLNQAVRKAVAEGAGEVILENVLGQRFIADGLKGNVHLVIHGVPGGDLCMFMSGPTCTVYGNCEHAPGNTMDAGKIVIHGSAGDAVAHSMRGGKIFVRDNIGYRGGIHMKEYQEKRPVLVVGGYARAFLGEYMAGGTILVLGLDSPQAVGERGVGSGIHGGEIILRGDIDDLLLGVGARKTPLDEHEKTRIEPLIREFCDHFGRDPEPLYRDRYVRITPSSSRPFANKYTWE; from the coding sequence ATGAGCGGGAACACAGTGCACATCGACGCGAAGGGGATGCACTACACCCCCCTGAACCAGGCCGTGAGGAAGGCGGTCGCCGAGGGAGCCGGGGAGGTCATCCTCGAGAATGTCCTCGGGCAGCGGTTCATCGCCGACGGGCTGAAGGGCAACGTCCACCTCGTCATCCACGGAGTCCCCGGGGGCGATCTCTGCATGTTCATGAGCGGCCCGACCTGCACGGTCTACGGGAACTGCGAACACGCACCGGGAAATACCATGGATGCCGGGAAGATTGTCATCCACGGGAGTGCGGGCGACGCGGTGGCCCACTCCATGCGGGGGGGAAAGATCTTCGTCCGGGACAATATCGGATACAGGGGCGGGATCCATATGAAGGAATACCAGGAGAAACGACCGGTGCTTGTCGTCGGAGGCTATGCGAGAGCATTCCTCGGCGAGTACATGGCCGGAGGGACTATCCTCGTCCTGGGACTTGATTCTCCGCAGGCGGTCGGGGAACGGGGTGTAGGGTCGGGAATCCACGGGGGTGAGATCATCCTCCGGGGTGACATCGACGATCTCCTCCTCGGGGTCGGCGCCCGGAAAACGCCGCTCGATGAGCACGAAAAGACCAGGATCGAACCACTCATCCGCGAATTCTGCGACCATTTCGGCAGAGATCCCGAACCGCTCTACCGGGACCGCTACGTCAGGATCACCCCGTCATCCAGCAGGCCGTTCGCGAACAAATATACATGGGAGTGA
- a CDS encoding Coenzyme F420 hydrogenase/dehydrogenase, beta subunit C-terminal domain, with protein METRNYQDLKKEVWDAGICAGCGACVAVCPADALCFGKPGQETCPTNTGYCKSASDQVACGACYYACPRTSEGPGEIIGPNLEIISAKAGFPVPRRQSGGAVTALLVNALEEGMIDAIVTVSEDRWTMKPSSVVITSTEELVFQAGSRYNWWVPLLSALKTAVVRKKYQRIAVVGVPCVVQAIQKIRESDLDLLRPYAKSIRLVIGLFCTESFDYHALMEKTLKETYKVDTWQIEKMDVKGKLEVTMKDGSTLVVPLPELEETIRPGCRYCRDLTSVYADISAGALGSPRGETTLIIRNRTGEIFVKSAEKTGRLVTGAGVDLAPIEKLGRAKQARPCKP; from the coding sequence ATGGAGACCAGAAATTATCAGGATCTGAAGAAAGAGGTCTGGGACGCAGGCATCTGTGCAGGCTGCGGTGCCTGTGTCGCGGTCTGCCCTGCGGATGCGCTCTGTTTCGGAAAACCCGGCCAGGAGACCTGCCCGACGAATACCGGGTACTGCAAGAGCGCGAGCGACCAGGTCGCCTGCGGCGCATGCTACTATGCCTGCCCCAGGACCTCGGAGGGCCCGGGAGAGATCATCGGGCCGAACCTGGAGATCATCTCCGCGAAGGCCGGCTTTCCGGTCCCCCGCCGCCAGAGCGGGGGTGCGGTCACCGCACTCCTGGTCAATGCGCTCGAAGAGGGGATGATCGATGCGATCGTCACGGTCAGCGAGGACCGGTGGACCATGAAACCCTCTTCGGTGGTGATCACCTCGACGGAGGAGCTCGTATTCCAGGCGGGAAGCAGGTACAACTGGTGGGTGCCGCTGCTCAGCGCCCTGAAGACCGCGGTGGTCCGGAAGAAGTACCAGCGGATTGCGGTGGTGGGAGTACCATGCGTGGTGCAGGCGATCCAGAAGATCCGGGAGAGCGACCTTGATCTTCTCCGCCCTTACGCGAAGTCCATCCGCCTGGTCATCGGACTTTTCTGCACCGAGAGTTTCGATTACCACGCCCTCATGGAGAAGACCCTGAAGGAGACGTATAAGGTCGATACCTGGCAGATTGAGAAGATGGACGTCAAGGGGAAACTCGAGGTGACCATGAAGGACGGCTCGACCCTTGTGGTGCCACTGCCCGAGCTCGAGGAGACCATCCGGCCCGGATGCCGGTACTGCAGGGACCTCACCTCGGTATACGCGGATATCTCCGCCGGAGCGTTAGGAAGCCCCCGGGGAGAGACCACCCTCATCATCAGGAATCGTACCGGTGAGATCTTCGTAAAGAGCGCGGAAAAAACCGGCCGGCTGGTTACCGGTGCCGGAGTGGATCTTGCCCCGATAGAGAAACTGGGTCGGGCGAAACAGGCACGCCCCTGCAAGCCCTGA
- a CDS encoding P-II family nitrogen regulator has protein sequence MKLIKAIIREERLPFVQKALEEKGIHGMSVWEVKGRGEQKGLHLQFRGGVFAIDLLPKVCMEVFVPAEKENDAVEAVINSARTGKIGDGRIFVLPVEGSTRIRTGEVEV, from the coding sequence ATGAAACTGATAAAGGCGATAATCCGTGAAGAACGCCTTCCGTTTGTCCAGAAGGCACTGGAGGAGAAGGGGATCCACGGGATGTCCGTATGGGAAGTAAAGGGGCGTGGCGAACAGAAAGGGCTCCATCTCCAGTTCCGGGGCGGGGTGTTCGCGATCGACCTTCTCCCTAAGGTGTGCATGGAGGTCTTCGTACCTGCTGAAAAAGAGAATGACGCGGTAGAGGCGGTGATCAATTCGGCCAGGACCGGCAAGATCGGTGATGGCAGAATATTCGTGCTCCCGGTTGAAGGGTCGACCAGGATTCGCACGGGCGAAGTGGAGGTCTGA
- a CDS encoding ammonium transporter encodes MALDTGTTAWLLTATAMVMLMTPGVGFFYGGLVRRKNFISMVALSFIAFALVSIQWVILGYSLSFGQDLGGFIGNLDFLGLNNVGLEAGDAGYPPILFMAFQLMFAAIAMAIVTSGFAERVKLSAFVLFALLWTTLVYDPLAHWAWGGGWAGAFGSLDFAGGTVVHISSGFAALAVALIIGKRAGFGQYTMEPHNIPMTLLGAALLWFGWFGFNAGSALAANSIAANAFVVTNISAAAGALAWLAASWVRGRPSSLGMVSGAIAGLVAITPAAGYVNTMGSIAIGAIAGLICYGAMLYRINKGLDESLDAWAVHGMGGLWGAIATGIFAVAAIGGYSGLIEGNVQQFLANATGAFAALIYAFVVTFIIAWVLNKTIGMRVSEEEEYVGLDISQHGERV; translated from the coding sequence ATGGCATTGGATACCGGAACAACGGCCTGGCTCCTGACAGCAACCGCAATGGTGATGCTGATGACCCCCGGGGTGGGCTTCTTCTACGGGGGTCTCGTACGGCGCAAGAACTTCATCTCCATGGTGGCGCTTTCATTCATCGCCTTCGCACTGGTGAGCATCCAGTGGGTAATCCTCGGGTACTCGCTCTCATTCGGGCAGGATCTGGGAGGCTTCATCGGGAACCTTGATTTCCTGGGCCTGAACAACGTCGGGCTGGAGGCCGGGGACGCAGGGTATCCCCCAATCCTGTTCATGGCGTTCCAGCTGATGTTCGCCGCCATCGCCATGGCGATCGTGACATCAGGGTTTGCGGAACGGGTGAAACTTTCGGCCTTCGTCCTGTTCGCCCTGCTCTGGACCACGCTGGTCTACGATCCCCTCGCACACTGGGCATGGGGCGGCGGCTGGGCCGGTGCGTTCGGATCCCTGGACTTTGCAGGAGGAACGGTCGTGCATATCAGTTCCGGGTTTGCAGCCCTTGCGGTGGCGCTCATCATAGGAAAACGGGCGGGCTTCGGCCAGTATACCATGGAACCGCATAACATCCCCATGACCCTGCTCGGAGCGGCCCTCCTCTGGTTCGGCTGGTTCGGGTTTAACGCCGGAAGTGCCCTCGCGGCCAACAGCATCGCCGCAAACGCGTTTGTGGTGACCAATATTTCGGCTGCTGCAGGGGCGCTCGCATGGCTTGCCGCGAGCTGGGTGAGGGGAAGGCCGAGCTCCCTCGGTATGGTCAGCGGGGCGATTGCGGGCCTGGTGGCGATCACTCCTGCCGCAGGATACGTGAACACCATGGGATCAATCGCGATCGGAGCGATTGCCGGATTGATCTGCTACGGCGCCATGCTCTACCGGATCAACAAAGGCCTCGATGAGAGCCTGGATGCCTGGGCCGTTCACGGCATGGGAGGTCTATGGGGAGCGATTGCCACCGGTATCTTTGCCGTCGCGGCAATCGGCGGATACTCGGGGTTGATAGAAGGGAACGTCCAGCAGTTCCTCGCCAATGCGACCGGGGCGTTCGCGGCACTGATCTATGCGTTCGTGGTAACCTTCATCATCGCGTGGGTGCTGAACAAGACCATCGGGATGCGGGTATCCGAGGAGGAAGAGTACGTGGGACTCGATATCTCCCAGCATGGGGAGAGAGTGTAA
- a CDS encoding class II glutamine amidotransferase: MCGIIGVIDRGRELMDGSAIRTALARMDERGSGEGAGYVAYGVYPDYADYYALHIFYDNVHETKKAVEQELCKWGMIEHQEAIPTYEQGNIRKVHIPWRYFFKPDPLLMPKSTTPEDDIVMHLVMKVNTTIPGALIYSSGKNLGVFKASGWPEEVADFYRIQDYKGYIWLAHNRYPTNTPGWWGGAHPFNLLHWSVVHNGEITSYGTNRRYIESFGYSCSMFTDTEVVAYLFDLLVRRHGLAPEMAVKAMAPAFWDEIDRMPAKEQQINRAIRMAYGSALMNGPFAIVVAKPDAIVGFTDRIKLRPLVTGECGDRLYISSEEAAIRAMEPAVEKIAMPRAGEPVIGRVYV, translated from the coding sequence ATGTGTGGAATCATTGGTGTGATCGACCGCGGCCGCGAACTGATGGACGGGAGTGCGATACGTACAGCTCTCGCCCGGATGGATGAGCGCGGAAGCGGTGAAGGAGCCGGATACGTGGCGTATGGCGTGTACCCCGATTATGCCGATTACTATGCCCTTCATATCTTCTATGACAATGTCCACGAGACCAAGAAGGCCGTGGAACAGGAACTATGCAAATGGGGCATGATCGAGCATCAGGAGGCCATTCCAACCTACGAACAGGGCAATATTCGAAAAGTGCATATTCCGTGGCGATATTTCTTCAAACCCGACCCGCTGCTGATGCCGAAGAGCACCACCCCGGAAGACGATATCGTGATGCACCTGGTGATGAAGGTAAACACCACCATCCCCGGTGCACTGATTTATTCGTCGGGAAAGAACCTGGGAGTGTTCAAGGCATCCGGATGGCCCGAGGAAGTAGCCGATTTTTACCGGATCCAGGACTATAAAGGATACATCTGGCTCGCCCACAACCGGTATCCCACCAACACCCCCGGCTGGTGGGGAGGGGCCCACCCGTTCAACCTCCTCCACTGGAGCGTGGTGCACAACGGGGAGATCACCTCCTACGGTACCAACAGGAGATACATCGAGAGTTTCGGCTACAGCTGCAGCATGTTCACCGACACCGAGGTCGTGGCCTACCTCTTCGACCTCCTCGTCCGGAGGCACGGGCTCGCCCCTGAAATGGCGGTGAAGGCCATGGCGCCAGCGTTCTGGGACGAGATCGACCGGATGCCCGCGAAAGAGCAGCAGATCAACCGGGCCATCAGGATGGCGTACGGGTCGGCGCTGATGAACGGCCCCTTCGCCATCGTGGTCGCCAAGCCCGATGCCATCGTGGGGTTCACCGACCGGATCAAGCTCCGCCCCCTGGTCACGGGCGAATGCGGCGACCGTCTGTACATCTCCAGCGAGGAAGCGGCGATACGGGCGATGGAGCCGGCAGTGGAAAAGATCGCCATGCCCCGTGCGGGCGAACCGGTGATCGGGAGAGTCTACGTATGA
- a CDS encoding glutamate synthase-related protein encodes MTIGSVPLKFKVSVDAEQCMLCERCIENCPYGVFRREGDQLRINSRQCVACHRCVAMCPRDAISIEERPMDYRSHPLWTPEVREAIYNQARTGRIILSGMGNALPYPVIFDSLVLDACQVTNPSIDPLREPMEMRTYIGKKPSRLEFVSHNGDVDLVTQLVPNLQLETPIMIGHMSYGAISLNAQKSLARAVTASGTFMGTGEGGLHQDLYPYQDHMIVQVASGRFGVDINYLERGAAIEIKIGQGAKPGIGGHLPGEKVCADVSCTRMIPLGSDAISPAPHHDIYSIEDLKQLVRSLKEATEWKKPVFVKIAAVHNSAAIAAGIARSAADAVVIDGFRGGTGAAPRVFRDHVGIPVEAAIASVDAKLRSQGIRNEVSLIASGGIRESADIAKIIALGADAVYIGTAALVAMGCRVCGTCYKGLCPWGIATQREDLVARLDPEVASKNVENLIHAWTLELSELMGAAGINSIESLRGNRDRLRGYLLDESILKVLDVKPVGA; translated from the coding sequence ATGACCATCGGGAGCGTTCCCCTGAAATTCAAGGTCAGCGTAGATGCCGAGCAGTGCATGCTCTGCGAGCGGTGCATCGAGAACTGTCCCTACGGGGTGTTCCGGAGGGAAGGCGACCAGCTCCGGATCAATTCCCGCCAGTGCGTGGCCTGCCACCGGTGCGTTGCCATGTGCCCCCGCGATGCGATCTCCATCGAGGAGCGGCCGATGGACTACAGGTCTCATCCCCTGTGGACACCGGAGGTCCGGGAGGCGATCTACAACCAGGCGAGGACCGGCAGGATAATCCTCTCCGGGATGGGCAACGCCCTTCCCTACCCGGTAATCTTCGACAGCCTCGTCCTCGATGCCTGCCAGGTCACCAATCCGAGCATCGATCCCCTGCGGGAACCGATGGAGATGCGTACCTACATCGGGAAAAAACCCTCAAGGCTCGAGTTCGTATCCCATAACGGCGATGTCGACCTGGTCACCCAGCTCGTGCCGAACCTCCAGCTCGAGACCCCCATCATGATCGGGCACATGAGCTACGGAGCGATCAGCCTCAATGCGCAGAAGAGCCTTGCCAGGGCGGTGACCGCGTCCGGGACCTTCATGGGGACCGGGGAAGGTGGACTGCACCAGGACCTCTACCCCTACCAGGACCACATGATCGTCCAGGTTGCCTCGGGCCGTTTCGGGGTGGACATCAACTACCTCGAACGGGGAGCGGCGATCGAGATCAAGATCGGCCAGGGAGCGAAGCCAGGTATAGGCGGGCACCTGCCCGGAGAGAAGGTATGTGCCGACGTCTCCTGCACCCGGATGATACCGCTCGGGAGCGATGCGATCAGCCCGGCCCCGCACCATGACATCTACAGTATCGAGGACCTCAAACAGCTGGTCCGGAGCCTGAAAGAGGCGACCGAGTGGAAAAAGCCGGTCTTCGTCAAGATCGCAGCGGTGCACAACTCCGCCGCGATCGCGGCCGGGATCGCCCGTTCGGCCGCGGACGCAGTGGTCATCGACGGGTTCCGCGGCGGCACGGGTGCTGCCCCGCGGGTCTTCCGCGACCACGTGGGGATACCCGTGGAAGCGGCCATCGCGAGCGTGGACGCAAAACTCCGGTCCCAGGGGATCCGGAACGAGGTGTCGCTCATCGCGAGCGGCGGGATCCGGGAGAGTGCGGATATCGCCAAGATCATCGCACTCGGCGCGGATGCAGTATACATAGGGACCGCGGCGCTCGTTGCCATGGGGTGCAGGGTATGCGGGACCTGCTACAAGGGCCTCTGCCCGTGGGGGATCGCCACCCAGCGGGAAGACCTTGTCGCGAGGCTCGACCCCGAAGTCGCCTCGAAAAACGTGGAAAACCTCATCCATGCCTGGACCCTGGAGCTCTCCGAACTGATGGGCGCCGCGGGGATCAACAGCATCGAGAGCCTGCGGGGCAACCGGGACAGGCTCCGGGGATACCTGCTCGATGAGTCCATTCTCAAGGTGCTCGACGTGAAACCCGTGGGGGCCTGA
- the glnA gene encoding type I glutamate--ammonia ligase: MTKDVVSEMLERIDADLVKFLRLQFTDIQGQPKNVAIPVEQAEKALTEGIWFDGSSIEGFARIEESDMLLKPDLNTYAILPWRPADARVARFICDIYTYGNKPFEGDPRFILKKTLAEAAQMGYKFNTGPELEFFLFKMCNGRPSVEFQDYGGYFDLAPTDSAENVRRDIVFALTNMGFEIEASHHEVAESQHEIDFKYSDALDTADKVITFKFATKTLALKENLHATFMAKPIGGINGSGMHTHGSLMKDGKNAFYDPDGPKQLSDTCLYYIGGLLKHARAITRVANPTINSYKRLVPGYEAPVYITWSTANRSALVRVPAARGNSTRAEFRSPDPMCNPYLTFAAMLAAGMDGIKNKIMPPESTDKNIYHLTAEERKKMGISMLPGSLMEAQAELSKNTVLSKAMGSHVMECLESIAIMESDAFRLTVHPWELDRYLATY; encoded by the coding sequence ATGACCAAAGATGTCGTATCGGAAATGCTTGAACGAATTGACGCCGATCTGGTAAAATTTTTGCGGCTTCAGTTCACTGACATCCAGGGGCAGCCCAAGAACGTGGCCATCCCGGTGGAGCAGGCTGAGAAGGCTCTCACCGAGGGGATCTGGTTTGACGGCTCCTCAATCGAAGGTTTCGCCCGGATCGAAGAGTCCGACATGCTCCTCAAACCGGACCTCAACACCTACGCGATCCTTCCCTGGAGGCCGGCGGATGCACGGGTGGCCCGCTTCATCTGTGACATCTACACGTACGGGAACAAGCCGTTCGAGGGAGACCCCCGGTTCATCCTGAAAAAGACCCTGGCAGAGGCGGCCCAGATGGGGTATAAGTTCAATACCGGCCCCGAACTCGAGTTCTTCCTCTTCAAGATGTGCAACGGCAGACCCTCGGTCGAATTCCAGGACTACGGCGGGTATTTCGATCTCGCCCCCACCGACTCGGCCGAGAACGTCCGGAGGGACATCGTCTTTGCCCTGACCAACATGGGATTCGAGATCGAGGCATCCCACCACGAGGTCGCAGAGAGCCAGCACGAGATCGACTTCAAATACAGCGATGCGCTCGACACCGCCGACAAGGTGATCACTTTCAAGTTCGCCACAAAGACCCTCGCGCTGAAAGAGAACCTCCACGCGACTTTCATGGCCAAGCCCATCGGCGGGATCAACGGGAGCGGAATGCACACCCACGGCTCGCTGATGAAGGACGGCAAGAATGCGTTCTATGACCCCGACGGACCGAAGCAGCTCTCGGACACCTGCCTGTACTATATCGGCGGTCTGCTCAAGCACGCCCGGGCGATTACCCGTGTTGCGAACCCGACGATCAACTCCTACAAGCGGCTGGTTCCCGGATACGAGGCCCCGGTGTATATCACCTGGAGCACTGCGAACCGGTCGGCACTGGTCCGGGTACCCGCGGCACGTGGCAACAGCACCCGTGCAGAGTTCCGGAGCCCCGATCCGATGTGCAACCCCTACCTTACCTTCGCCGCGATGCTCGCCGCAGGAATGGACGGGATCAAGAACAAGATCATGCCTCCTGAGAGCACCGACAAGAACATCTATCACCTCACCGCAGAAGAGCGGAAGAAGATGGGCATCTCCATGCTCCCCGGCAGCCTCATGGAAGCACAGGCGGAACTCTCCAAGAACACCGTGCTCTCCAAGGCGATGGGAAGCCATGTGATGGAGTGCCTGGAAAGCATCGCGATAATGGAGAGCGACGCATTCCGGCTCACGGTCCACCCCTGGGAGCTTGACCGCTACCTGGCAACCTACTAA